The Bacteroides sp. genome includes a window with the following:
- a CDS encoding (Fe-S)-binding protein codes for HLKVTFHDSCNPARGMGLLDEPRYVIQNVCKNFYEMPANTIREQTFCCGSGSGLNAGEDMELRMMGGMPRANAVHFVKEKFDVNMLACVCAIDRAALPALMDYYEPEVGVTGLHELVANALILPGEKKRTTNLRGEPLLGMEDEDAE; via the coding sequence CCACTTAAAAGTCACATTTCATGATTCATGCAATCCGGCCAGGGGCATGGGATTGTTGGACGAACCGCGTTATGTGATTCAAAATGTTTGTAAGAATTTCTATGAAATGCCGGCAAATACGATCCGGGAGCAGACCTTTTGTTGTGGCAGCGGTTCCGGGCTCAACGCCGGTGAGGATATGGAGCTGCGAATGATGGGCGGCATGCCCAGAGCCAACGCTGTTCATTTTGTGAAAGAAAAATTTGATGTTAATATGCTTGCATGTGTTTGTGCCATCGACCGGGCGGCGCTTCCGGCTCTAATGGACTATTATGAACCGGAAGTCGGCGTGACCGGGCTTCATGAACTGGTCGCCAACGCCCTGATCCTGCCCGGCGAGAAAAAAAGAACGACCAATTTACGGGGGGAGCCCCTGCTAGGGATGGAGGATGAAGATGCCGAATAA
- the dsrJ gene encoding sulfate reduction electron transfer complex DsrMKJOP subunit DsrJ — protein sequence MYNKNLVIAGIVIFVILAAFPFWFNVVKSAPAPEVVLTEKAKAAKECVRSKEYMTTDHMVLLDTWRDSVLRDAKRTYVNPKGVEFNMSLSNTCLDCHSNKVEFCDRCHDYASVSPYCWDCHIDNPQGGTE from the coding sequence ATGTACAACAAAAATCTGGTTATTGCGGGCATAGTGATTTTTGTGATTCTTGCCGCATTTCCTTTCTGGTTCAACGTCGTTAAATCCGCGCCGGCTCCCGAAGTGGTTCTTACAGAAAAAGCCAAGGCTGCGAAAGAGTGTGTTCGGTCCAAGGAATACATGACCACGGATCATATGGTACTTTTGGATACCTGGCGAGATTCTGTTTTGCGGGACGCAAAAAGGACATATGTAAATCCCAAAGGGGTGGAATTTAACATGAGCCTTTCAAACACTTGTCTGGATTGTCACTCCAATAAAGTGGAGTTTTGCGACAGGTGCCATGATTATGCCTCGGTATCCCCTTACTGCTGGGATTGCCATATTGATAACCCTCAAGGAGGCACAGAATGA